The Fusarium poae strain DAOMC 252244 chromosome 2, whole genome shotgun sequence nucleotide sequence CCACACAATTCAGAACCGTTTGCAAGAATTCAAGGTCACCGAATCAAGTCGGATGTCCGTGGAGGATTTTTTGAAGCAGGACTTTTTGGAAAGCTCTCACGATCCACCGTCATTTTACAAGCAGACCGCCGAGTACAAAAAACAGCTGGCTGTTAAGAACAAAAAGCGAAAGCGACTCTCGACAGATGAAGACGCcgaggacgatgaagatgataaCTTGGCCGACAGGATTGATCCGCGTTTAATAGAAGGAGGCGCCGATCTTTCCAAGGCTCCAGTTTATGAGTATCGTCGCGACGACGATGGATTCATCATTCCACCTCTACCATCCAAAATTGCCAAAGACCCGTCGCTTGTCAACAGACTGAGTGAGAACGCTCAAGGTGATGAGAACGACggcgaggaagaggaagagaaccaTGTGGTCGGACTTGACAGTTTAGTCGAGGAATTTGGAGATGCTTTAGACGAGGAGATGGCCGAGGACGGAAATCAAGACATCCGTACACGAAAAGGCGACAAGCCCCAACTGCCCATCAACGAGGAATGGGAGCAAGATGAGCAAGAACTAGAGGGCGTTATTGAAGAGATCTTCAACGACCCATTGACTTATGAGCATGCCATGGCCTACACGACTGCCGAGCAGCGAGCACGGATACACACAGTCTGGGCTCTTCAGCAACGCCCCCAAAAAGAAGTCTCCATGTCAGCCGATGTCACAGAAGACGAATTCGCCGATGACCCCGAAGTTAACAATTGTCTATTATCGCCTGAAGAGGCTCAAATCAAGGAAATGATCTGGGTGAATCAGAACAAGGAGTGGTTACGGAAGCACCAAGAAAAGGTGTTCCGGAAGAAGGTCGAAGCTGAGCGGCCAAAGCAAACACGGAAGCGACGAAAGCGCGCCCGAATGGGAGAAGGACAAACCAGTCCGGCTAGCTCAGCCGCAGAAGCAGCTGTCAACGTTGCCAAGGATCGCGCTTGGTCGAAGAGGATCAACTACGATGCCATCCGTAACATTTTTGACTTGCCTAACATTGATGGGCCTGGATCAGAAGCTACAAGCCGGAAGACGAGTGCGGCAGGGAGCACACGAGGCGGCGAGGATGTCGCGGAGGCGCCCGAGGAAAGCGTCGCAGGAGATGAAGCTGAGGCACcccaagatgatgaagaggaagtttacgaggaggaggatgagtaTGACGAGACGCAGAATTACAACGATGGAGAAGAATTTGGAGGTGGAAACGAAGAATTCGGTGGTGACGGatatgatgaagatgatccAGAGATGGATGCAGAGTACGGGCTAGAGGAGTATGCCTGAAGGCAAGGCAATTGATACCCACGTTAGACAACAGGATTATTGAGTAAAGGGTTCTGTCATTAgtataagagatgaaataaATTTAGTCAAACTTCAATCTACTGGAGCTGTGCCTTGGTGTCTCTTCCTCCCTCTTCCGTGTCGCGTGTTGTGGGAGACTTCGGGGCGGCTACTCTCGCGTAGGAGACACATCAACAATAAGATGTAAAACAAACCGGTTTTGTTCACATTAATGAAAGCATTGTGTGTgatctatctatttaatttacaCCCTGATTGTAGATACATCATGTTAGGCTTCCTACCATTCCGAGAAAATGTTTGAGAGAATGCCTGGGCCTTGTACGTTACCTATTGTAGAAGAGACATGACCAAGAATAAACGCTCGGGCGACAAGCACAGTTGACTTGTGTTTGGGGTGCATTTGGGTGGGAAACAGACAGACTTGATGCTACAAATAGTTGCACCAGATAATATCAGACGAAATATACATAAGAAGGTCTCGCCTTAATCATTAAACGGTtcagagagagaaagagagtaCAAAAACATGTCATTATTCGTAAGGGGTATATGTAGCATTCTAAACCCTCCGGTTTTCATGCCTGTTACTCCAAGCATCGGGCGAACGTAGCTCTGCCTCACTTTCACTCCTAAAGTGAGTTGATAAATTGACCTCCCATTTAATCTCTCTTCTGATGCCAGCTTCGCTATCGTGTAAGAACCTCGAGTTTAAGCCCATCTTTCTTCTGTCTGCAGCTTCTGGGCGACTGATAGATGGGAGCGAGAAAGCTTCACGCCCTGGAAAGCGCCCAGCAAGGCCGCCGTGGTTTCCAGATCCGATACTGCGTTTATGTCCAGATGTGCTGTATGCTGTGGGTTGACTGGCAAGACCCAAATGATACCCTGCGAGTTTGAACAAAGGTCGTAGCGTTGCCAAGCTGGTAGCAGTTATTGCTAACCCTTGCTCAATTATTGACCATATTGCAACGTCTATGGTGTGCCCTGACAAGTGTTAGTATTGACTA carries:
- a CDS encoding hypothetical protein (BUSCO:13206at5125), which gives rise to MSSFLTPPKSGPSGRPPVKPRFAKPNPVRAMREREERRAAAAHTQSNNLRVAAVNRNAALARPNRPQCPNKACPKPNVVDGTCQTCGRISDDSNIVAEVTFGESSSGAAVVHGSFIGADQAGVRSMGPAFRRVGGSEDREKSIREAKGLMQGYAQQLNVSDSLVTAGTQVFKLASSANFIQGRTLASVAAVCLYAACRAEPPCKVMLIDLADLVQLNVFKLGRIFKKLNEVVPIGNDGLIPVYPEDLIWRFATKMEFHQDTAKVAEDAVRLVKRMSRDWMVMGRRPSGICGACLLMAARMHNFRRTVREVVYIVKVTNHTIQNRLQEFKVTESSRMSVEDFLKQDFLESSHDPPSFYKQTAEYKKQLAVKNKKRKRLSTDEDAEDDEDDNLADRIDPRLIEGGADLSKAPVYEYRRDDDGFIIPPLPSKIAKDPSLVNRLSENAQGDENDGEEEEENHVVGLDSLVEEFGDALDEEMAEDGNQDIRTRKGDKPQLPINEEWEQDEQELEGVIEEIFNDPLTYEHAMAYTTAEQRARIHTVWALQQRPQKEVSMSADVTEDEFADDPEVNNCLLSPEEAQIKEMIWVNQNKEWLRKHQEKVFRKKVEAERPKQTRKRRKRARMGEGQTSPASSAAEAAVNVAKDRAWSKRINYDAIRNIFDLPNIDGPGSEATSRKTSAAGSTRGGEDVAEAPEESVAGDEAEAPQDDEEEVYEEEDEYDETQNYNDGEEFGGGNEEFGGDGYDEDDPEMDAEYGLEEYA
- a CDS encoding hypothetical protein (TransMembrane:4 (i12-33o45-67i88-114o134-154i)), which gives rise to MAAEAETRVPELMAIIVTFFTISFISCALRFYVRLFMIKAFKGDDWLMLVAMLFYTMYTSFSIYGLTQGSGRHMDDLSLEQIHQTMMCWWLGYIWYSLTMMASMGCVASAAVVARFPYLAGFKEPDWLWHTIDVAIWSIIEQGLAITATSLATLRPLFKLAGYHLGLASQPTAYSTSGHKRSIGSGNHGGLAGRFPGREAFSLPSISRPEAADRRKMGLNSRFLHDSEAGIRREIKWEVNLSTHFRSESEAELRSPDAWSNRHENRRV